One window of the Nitrospira sp. genome contains the following:
- a CDS encoding glycosyltransferase family 2 protein, with product MTEQHSELYDSAQSYWVVIPAYNEAATVRDVALRARQQCANVIVVDDGSTDGTDKALTGLDVTVLRNEENLGKAGSLWKGFQHALAQGAAGVITLDADGQHAPEEIPLFLAAAAQDSSLFLLGARRRDQRRAWFWRYFANRVADFWIGWAAGFPVEDSQSGFRLYPTVVLQGVAVPYDRARSFVFESEIVIEAVQRGFSCRSVPVTVLSRSGPRPSHFRPLDDIAGITRMVAWRILSAGFNPSGLWRVLRRAEPLSDPHRVLRAPHEQKTERR from the coding sequence GTGACTGAGCAGCATTCTGAGCTATACGATAGTGCTCAATCCTACTGGGTCGTGATTCCGGCCTACAACGAAGCGGCGACGGTTCGTGATGTGGCCCTGCGTGCCAGACAGCAGTGCGCCAATGTGATTGTGGTGGATGACGGTTCGACTGATGGGACTGATAAGGCGCTTACGGGGCTGGACGTTACGGTTCTACGCAACGAAGAGAATCTCGGGAAAGCCGGCAGTCTCTGGAAAGGATTTCAACACGCTCTCGCGCAGGGAGCGGCCGGCGTCATCACGCTGGATGCCGACGGGCAACATGCTCCCGAAGAAATTCCGTTGTTTCTAGCGGCCGCGGCTCAGGACTCGAGCCTGTTCTTGCTCGGTGCCAGGCGGCGGGATCAGCGAAGAGCATGGTTCTGGCGGTATTTTGCCAATCGAGTGGCTGATTTCTGGATCGGATGGGCGGCTGGATTCCCGGTCGAGGATAGTCAGTCAGGGTTTCGGCTCTATCCCACGGTGGTGCTTCAAGGGGTTGCGGTTCCCTACGATCGTGCGCGGAGTTTCGTGTTTGAGAGTGAGATTGTGATCGAGGCCGTCCAAAGAGGATTCTCTTGCCGGTCGGTGCCAGTGACGGTCTTGTCCCGCTCGGGACCTCGTCCAAGCCATTTCCGTCCGCTGGATGACATCGCCGGTATTACTCGGATGGTGGCCTGGAGAATATTGTCAGCCGGTTTCAATCCGAGTGGCTTGTGGCGCGTGTTGAGGCGGGCCGAGCCGCTTTCGGATCCGCATCGAGTCTTGCGGGCGCCTCATGAGCAGAAGACGGAACGTAGGTGA
- the fabG gene encoding 3-oxoacyl-ACP reductase FabG, translating into MMTKKRALVTGGSGEIGAAICERLAADGYAVIVHAYRHSASAKQVAEKITAGGGSATVATFDIVDGAATGQALQVLLADGPIQVIVNNAGIHDDAPMAGMTEAQWRKVVDLSLNGFFHVTQPLLLPMIGTRWGRIVSISSLAGVTGNRGQTNYAAAKAGLHGASKSLAIELASRGITVNVVAPGLIESSATRQSFKPEQVDAMVPMKRVGTPEEVAALVSFLVSEQAGYITGQVIGINGGMA; encoded by the coding sequence ATGATGACAAAGAAACGCGCATTGGTGACGGGCGGCAGCGGTGAGATCGGCGCCGCGATCTGCGAGAGGCTCGCCGCGGACGGTTATGCGGTCATCGTGCATGCGTATCGGCACAGCGCATCGGCGAAGCAGGTGGCAGAGAAGATCACGGCCGGAGGAGGGTCGGCGACGGTGGCGACCTTTGACATTGTCGATGGTGCAGCCACAGGACAGGCGCTGCAGGTCCTGCTTGCCGACGGGCCGATCCAGGTGATCGTCAATAACGCAGGCATTCATGACGATGCTCCGATGGCCGGGATGACGGAAGCGCAGTGGAGGAAGGTTGTCGATCTGTCGTTGAACGGATTCTTCCACGTCACTCAACCGTTGTTGCTGCCGATGATCGGCACCCGCTGGGGGAGGATCGTCTCGATCTCGTCACTGGCCGGAGTAACCGGCAATCGCGGACAGACGAATTATGCGGCGGCGAAGGCCGGTCTCCACGGAGCCAGCAAGTCGCTGGCGATCGAGCTGGCGTCCAGAGGGATCACTGTGAATGTCGTTGCGCCAGGCTTGATCGAGTCGTCGGCGACGAGACAGTCATTCAAGCCAGAGCAGGTCGATGCGATGGTGCCGATGAAGCGAGTGGGGACGCCGGAAGAAGTCGCGGCGCTCGTCTCGTTCCTCGTGTCCGAACAAGCGGGGTACATCACCGGTCAGGTTATCGGCATCAACGGAGGCATGGCGTGA
- a CDS encoding beta-ketoacyl synthase chain length factor, translating into MQVGILGVGLLAAGLDGWAAGREVLAGKRPFDPRTLPAPDASRLPANERRRSSDCVRWAVQVAQEAMAQSGLDPQEVATVFASSGGEMEVLDKLCRALATTERVVSPTLFHQSVHNTAAGYWGIATSCQQSSTALSCYDDSCAAGLLEAVTYACVEERPVLFVAYDLPAPAPLNGARPIASAFAAAFVFAPRVEQVLATADMTLTAAAGRDVSHAFSQEFEQLRLDNPAARLLPVLQALAMERRATINLNLLDDQRLTVEVECCRR; encoded by the coding sequence ATGCAGGTCGGAATTCTCGGCGTAGGACTGCTTGCGGCCGGCCTCGATGGCTGGGCGGCCGGGCGCGAGGTGCTGGCCGGTAAGCGGCCGTTTGATCCACGTACGTTGCCGGCCCCGGATGCCTCGCGGCTGCCTGCAAACGAGCGGAGGCGGAGCAGCGATTGTGTCCGGTGGGCCGTGCAGGTGGCGCAGGAAGCTATGGCGCAATCCGGGCTCGATCCTCAGGAGGTTGCGACCGTCTTTGCCTCGTCCGGCGGGGAGATGGAGGTGCTGGATAAGCTATGCCGGGCGCTGGCAACCACCGAGCGGGTGGTCTCGCCGACGCTGTTTCATCAGTCCGTGCACAATACGGCGGCGGGCTATTGGGGCATTGCGACGAGTTGCCAGCAGTCCTCGACGGCCTTGTCCTGTTATGACGACTCCTGCGCAGCCGGGCTCTTGGAAGCCGTCACCTATGCCTGCGTCGAAGAGCGCCCCGTTCTCTTTGTCGCCTACGATCTGCCGGCGCCGGCGCCGCTCAACGGCGCCCGGCCGATCGCCTCTGCCTTTGCCGCGGCCTTCGTGTTCGCGCCTCGAGTCGAACAGGTTCTCGCGACTGCCGATATGACATTGACAGCCGCTGCCGGTCGTGATGTGAGCCACGCATTCAGCCAGGAGTTCGAACAACTCAGGCTCGATAATCCGGCTGCCCGATTGCTGCCGGTACTACAGGCGCTGGCCATGGAGCGTCGCGCCACCATCAATCTGAACCTGTTGGATGATCAACGCCTGACCGTCGAGGTCGAGTGCTGCCGTCGCTGA
- a CDS encoding beta-ketoacyl-[acyl-carrier-protein] synthase family protein: MPKRPMTPLTLSAYTLVTANGRGVGAVSQALRARRSGLTPCDFEDVLLKTYIGRVAGLEEFSLGHDLEPFDCRNNRLAWLGLQQDGFMVAVAEAKQRYGADRIAVVMGTSTSGILETEQAYRNRDPQTGSLPQRYASRYRYTHNMFSLGHFVRACAGLRGPAMVISTACSSSAKVFATAARFLQAGLCDAAIVGGVDSLCHTTLYGFSALQLLSTSPCRPCDEDRDGLSLGEAAGYVLLESSERVGRKGAIALLGYGESTDGYHMSHPHPEGAGAIRAIRQSLDRAGLQPSDIDYINLHGTATRANDSVEDKAVYSVFADGPACSSTKGWTGHTLGAAGVTEAVIATLCLKQGFIPGTLNCERVDPTLRSRILRENEDRPIRRVVSNIFGFGGNNCSLVLGAL; encoded by the coding sequence ATGCCTAAACGACCGATGACACCGTTGACGCTCTCGGCCTACACGCTCGTGACGGCGAATGGGCGCGGAGTGGGCGCCGTGTCTCAGGCCTTGCGCGCACGCCGTTCGGGGCTGACGCCGTGCGATTTCGAAGACGTGCTGCTCAAGACCTACATCGGGCGAGTCGCGGGGCTTGAAGAGTTTTCGCTCGGCCATGACTTAGAGCCCTTCGATTGCCGGAACAATCGACTAGCCTGGTTAGGGCTCCAGCAGGACGGGTTTATGGTCGCGGTGGCAGAAGCGAAACAGCGGTATGGCGCCGATCGGATCGCCGTGGTGATGGGCACCAGCACCTCGGGCATTCTCGAGACCGAGCAAGCCTATCGGAATCGCGATCCCCAGACCGGTTCGCTGCCGCAGCGGTATGCTTCCCGGTACCGCTACACCCATAACATGTTTTCGCTGGGCCATTTCGTGCGAGCCTGCGCCGGTTTGCGGGGGCCCGCGATGGTCATCTCGACGGCCTGTTCGTCGAGCGCCAAAGTGTTTGCGACGGCTGCGCGCTTTTTGCAGGCCGGTCTCTGCGATGCGGCCATTGTCGGAGGCGTGGATAGTCTGTGCCACACGACATTGTACGGTTTTTCCGCTCTGCAACTGCTCTCGACGAGCCCCTGCCGGCCCTGCGACGAAGATCGCGACGGGCTCTCGCTGGGCGAAGCGGCGGGGTATGTGCTCCTCGAATCGAGCGAGCGGGTGGGCCGGAAGGGAGCCATCGCATTGCTGGGGTACGGCGAAAGCACCGACGGGTATCACATGTCGCATCCTCATCCGGAAGGCGCCGGTGCGATTCGCGCGATTCGACAATCGCTGGATCGGGCCGGCCTGCAGCCGTCAGACATCGACTATATCAACCTGCACGGAACGGCGACTCGAGCCAACGATTCGGTCGAGGACAAGGCGGTGTATTCGGTCTTTGCCGATGGGCCGGCCTGCAGTTCGACGAAGGGCTGGACCGGACACACGTTAGGGGCGGCAGGAGTCACGGAGGCCGTCATCGCGACCCTGTGTCTGAAGCAGGGATTCATCCCCGGTACGCTCAATTGCGAACGGGTCGATCCGACGTTGCGCAGCCGCATTCTCCGTGAGAACGAGGATCGGCCGATCCGGCGTGTGGTGAGTAATATTTTTGGATTCGGGGGCAATAACTGCAGTCTCGTGTTGGGAGCGCTGTGA
- a CDS encoding MMPL family transporter, with amino-acid sequence MSRRFGVMGLWTLAMVCGLWLAATQVSVHSELADLLPEGTTATQRLLLTQVRTGVAGRLMLLAIEGGDPEDLAQASREFGTRLRATGHFNVIGNGAQALSKQDQELLFRSRYLLSRQVTPEAFSVESLRQSLEQRLDDLRSPLASMIKETIPGDPTGAFLGILKDWAGQEGPAKHRGVWMSEDHTKALLVAETRATGFDADAQATIQQDIRKTFEALPGRSASLRVVMSGPGVFAVEIKQTIEAEVWWLSTAASILVVLFLYASYRSVTLVLLSAIPLSTGIVAGVLAVNSWFGFIHGITLGFGITLLGIVDDYPIHLFSHVSVRGSAPAVIRAIWPTMRLGVLTTVIGFFSLLLSGFPALVQLGLFAVVGLVAAALVTRYVLPVCVPPAFVPREVPRGIVPALAQLTRAKWLVPGAVVLATFILLWSDTPLWQTDLGSLSPVSDARKRLDQQLRQDLGAPDVRDLLVIEGQTAEDVLQRGEAVMAQLEQLRTGEMVAGYDLVASYLPSRRSQQARQQALPERSVLEQNLQTALSGLPFAPGLFAPFLDAIDSSRTQPMIDRDTFQGTAVGMKLGSLLIEQQGQWSAVVPLRGVADRARLAEIVAGWHAPGVAYVDLKQESNRLMTAYRDRTLAIVAWGLLVIAVVLAIGLKSISVLRPVLLPMMSALVVVAAAVNAAGESLSLFHVATFLLVIGLGLDYALFLNRPEGTGEERARTLYGLLVCSATTILVFGVLACSAIPVLHAIGLTAAIGSFSCLLFAGTMADEGAHAEA; translated from the coding sequence ATGAGCCGGCGGTTCGGTGTGATGGGGCTCTGGACTCTGGCGATGGTCTGCGGACTGTGGCTGGCGGCGACGCAGGTGTCCGTGCATAGCGAGCTGGCCGACCTGTTGCCGGAAGGCACGACGGCGACCCAACGGTTGCTCCTCACGCAAGTGCGCACCGGCGTGGCAGGCCGGCTGATGCTCTTGGCCATCGAAGGTGGAGATCCGGAGGATCTGGCTCAGGCCAGTCGAGAGTTCGGCACGCGACTGCGGGCGACCGGGCATTTCAACGTCATCGGGAACGGCGCTCAGGCACTGTCGAAACAGGATCAGGAGCTGCTGTTCCGGTCCCGCTATCTGTTGAGTCGGCAGGTGACTCCGGAGGCATTCTCGGTGGAATCCTTGCGTCAATCGCTGGAACAACGGCTTGACGACCTCCGTTCCCCCCTGGCATCCATGATTAAAGAGACGATTCCAGGAGATCCGACGGGAGCTTTTCTGGGGATCCTCAAAGACTGGGCGGGGCAGGAGGGGCCGGCGAAACATCGCGGGGTCTGGATGTCGGAGGATCATACGAAGGCCTTGCTGGTCGCGGAAACGAGAGCGACAGGGTTTGACGCTGATGCGCAGGCGACGATTCAGCAGGACATCCGCAAGACGTTCGAGGCCTTGCCGGGCCGTTCTGCGTCCCTTCGCGTAGTGATGAGCGGTCCCGGTGTGTTTGCCGTGGAGATCAAACAGACCATCGAAGCGGAGGTCTGGTGGCTTTCAACTGCCGCGTCCATACTCGTCGTGCTCTTTCTCTATGCGAGCTATCGGTCGGTGACGTTGGTGTTGCTGAGCGCGATTCCGCTGTCGACCGGCATTGTGGCCGGTGTATTGGCCGTCAATAGCTGGTTCGGCTTTATTCACGGCATCACGCTCGGCTTCGGTATCACCCTGCTGGGGATTGTCGATGATTATCCGATTCACCTGTTCAGCCATGTGAGTGTGCGAGGCTCTGCTCCCGCTGTGATCCGGGCCATCTGGCCCACGATGCGCCTGGGTGTGCTCACCACCGTGATCGGGTTTTTCTCACTGCTCCTGTCCGGATTTCCTGCCTTGGTGCAGTTGGGCCTCTTCGCGGTGGTCGGGCTCGTCGCGGCAGCCCTGGTCACCCGGTATGTCCTGCCGGTCTGTGTTCCGCCGGCGTTTGTTCCCCGGGAGGTGCCGCGCGGGATCGTGCCGGCGTTGGCCCAACTCACCCGGGCCAAGTGGCTGGTGCCGGGGGCGGTCGTTCTTGCGACATTCATACTATTGTGGTCTGATACGCCTCTGTGGCAAACGGATCTCGGGAGCCTGAGTCCGGTGTCGGACGCGAGGAAACGGCTCGATCAGCAGCTCCGTCAGGACCTGGGCGCACCGGATGTCCGGGATCTGCTCGTCATCGAGGGACAGACGGCTGAAGATGTGCTCCAACGCGGAGAAGCCGTGATGGCGCAACTGGAACAACTGCGAACCGGCGAGATGGTGGCGGGCTACGATCTGGTTGCCTCGTATCTGCCGAGCCGCCGCAGTCAGCAGGCCAGGCAACAGGCGCTTCCTGAGCGGAGCGTGCTGGAACAAAACCTCCAGACCGCGCTCTCGGGGCTGCCGTTCGCACCCGGACTCTTTGCGCCGTTTCTTGACGCGATCGATTCCTCGCGGACACAACCGATGATCGACCGCGACACATTCCAAGGTACCGCTGTGGGGATGAAGCTGGGGTCATTGTTGATTGAGCAACAAGGCCAATGGTCTGCCGTGGTGCCGCTACGGGGAGTGGCAGACAGGGCGCGCCTGGCCGAAATCGTGGCAGGCTGGCATGCTCCTGGAGTGGCCTACGTGGATCTTAAGCAGGAGTCCAACCGGTTGATGACGGCCTATCGCGATCGAACCCTTGCGATCGTGGCCTGGGGGCTGCTGGTGATTGCCGTCGTGCTGGCGATCGGACTGAAGTCGATCAGCGTGCTGCGGCCGGTCCTGTTACCCATGATGAGCGCGCTGGTTGTGGTGGCCGCTGCGGTGAACGCGGCGGGCGAATCGCTCTCGCTTTTTCACGTCGCGACGTTTCTGCTCGTCATCGGGCTCGGCCTCGACTACGCGCTGTTTCTCAACCGGCCGGAGGGCACGGGCGAGGAGCGCGCACGTACCCTGTATGGTTTACTGGTTTGCAGCGCCACGACCATCCTCGTATTCGGTGTGCTGGCCTGTTCGGCGATTCCGGTGCTGCACGCGATCGGCCTGACCGCCGCGATTGGATCGTTCAGCTGTCTGCTGTTTGCCGGGACGATGGCGGATGAGGGGGCTCATGCCGAGGCCTAA
- a CDS encoding LolA-related protein → MIFGRPLRKAITGISFLLLLGSGALAAVDVPTAPWTIDGLVALLKEQREPSMRFEEATYSSLLTEPLKVQGVLRFTPPATMEKAITEPFRERYVIDGDRVLFESERKGIKRSISLEDYPALRSFVDAFRASFTGDAARLQKVYDVTLEGTRRQWTFLLRPREAAGQSMVDYILFTGSEGRVATIAIRLPDGDRSVMTVLRESTR, encoded by the coding sequence ATGATTTTTGGCAGGCCTCTTCGTAAAGCCATCACCGGTATCTCTTTCTTGCTCCTGCTCGGCAGCGGGGCTCTGGCTGCGGTCGATGTCCCCACTGCGCCGTGGACGATCGACGGGCTGGTGGCGCTCCTCAAGGAGCAGCGCGAGCCCTCCATGCGGTTTGAAGAAGCGACCTACTCGTCACTGTTGACCGAACCATTGAAGGTCCAGGGTGTGCTGCGATTCACTCCGCCGGCGACGATGGAGAAAGCCATTACCGAGCCGTTTCGCGAGCGGTACGTGATTGACGGAGACCGGGTGTTGTTTGAGAGCGAACGGAAAGGGATCAAGCGGTCGATCTCGCTCGAAGACTATCCCGCGCTCCGCAGCTTTGTTGACGCCTTCCGCGCGAGTTTTACCGGCGACGCGGCTCGGCTGCAGAAAGTGTATGACGTTACGCTGGAGGGCACCCGTCGCCAATGGACGTTCTTGCTGCGCCCTCGCGAGGCGGCCGGCCAGTCGATGGTGGATTACATCCTCTTCACCGGATCGGAGGGCCGGGTGGCGACCATTGCCATTCGTTTGCCGGACGGAGATCGATCGGTCATGACCGTGCTGCGGGAATCCACACGATGA
- a CDS encoding AMP-binding protein produces MHDAPLIGPYNPEDVLAWEGDGPRTARQFLSDVTRLADSLPDRPAVLNLLSSRYEFLVGFAAAMLRGQVTLLPQSRAPQTLRRIAGDYRESYCLTNQDEPVEGIESVVLQRHRSIAGWPKRIPHIPLDQVAAIAFTSGSTGQPMPNKKTWGALTAVAQATGTRLGLKVGERAAVVATVPHQHMFGLEASVMLPVMQGLVMHAGRPLFPADIRDALAGVAGKRILVTTPLHLRACVTEGVRVPPLGLILSATAPLSRSLAQEAERHFHTHVHEIFGFAEAGSVAERRTIEGDRWRPLDGVRLAQDQAVWTVQADYLPTPVRVPDRITVDAEGQFVVHGREADQLNIAGHRVSLGDLNQKLLEIEGVQDGVFFLPEEGADLVTRLIACVVAPGKTVEEIQQALRRRIDPVFLPRPLLLVPQLPRNGTGKLPREALLLFAKQYARGLPHEA; encoded by the coding sequence ATGCACGACGCTCCACTGATTGGCCCCTACAATCCGGAAGACGTGTTGGCGTGGGAGGGCGATGGCCCACGCACCGCCCGGCAGTTCTTATCCGATGTCACCCGCCTTGCCGATTCTCTGCCTGATCGTCCTGCGGTCTTGAATCTCTTGTCCAGCCGGTATGAGTTTCTGGTCGGCTTCGCGGCGGCGATGCTGCGGGGGCAGGTGACGTTGCTGCCCCAGAGCCGGGCGCCTCAGACATTGCGCCGGATCGCCGGCGACTATCGAGAGAGTTATTGTCTGACCAATCAGGATGAACCGGTCGAGGGGATTGAGTCCGTGGTCCTGCAGCGGCACAGAAGTATCGCGGGATGGCCGAAGCGGATTCCGCATATCCCGCTCGATCAAGTCGCGGCGATCGCGTTTACCTCGGGCAGCACCGGCCAACCGATGCCGAACAAAAAAACCTGGGGGGCCTTGACGGCTGTCGCCCAGGCGACGGGAACCCGACTGGGTCTGAAGGTCGGCGAGCGAGCTGCGGTGGTGGCGACCGTGCCGCATCAGCATATGTTCGGGCTGGAGGCCTCGGTGATGTTGCCGGTCATGCAGGGGTTGGTCATGCATGCCGGGCGACCGCTCTTTCCCGCCGACATCCGTGACGCCTTGGCCGGGGTGGCGGGGAAGCGCATTCTCGTGACAACCCCGTTGCATCTTCGCGCCTGCGTGACCGAAGGCGTGCGCGTGCCGCCTCTTGGATTGATCCTCTCTGCAACCGCGCCGTTGTCCCGAAGTCTGGCGCAAGAAGCCGAACGGCATTTTCACACCCACGTGCATGAAATATTCGGTTTTGCCGAGGCGGGCAGCGTGGCGGAACGGCGAACGATCGAGGGCGATCGCTGGCGACCGTTGGACGGGGTGCGTCTCGCGCAGGACCAGGCGGTGTGGACAGTGCAGGCCGACTATCTGCCGACTCCGGTCCGGGTGCCGGACCGCATCACCGTCGATGCGGAAGGGCAGTTCGTGGTGCATGGCCGGGAAGCCGATCAGCTCAATATCGCCGGCCATCGCGTCTCGCTCGGCGATCTGAACCAGAAACTGCTGGAGATCGAGGGAGTGCAAGACGGAGTCTTTTTCCTGCCCGAAGAGGGAGCCGATCTGGTGACCAGACTGATCGCCTGTGTGGTGGCACCGGGGAAAACCGTAGAAGAGATTCAGCAGGCGTTGCGCCGGCGGATCGATCCCGTGTTTCTTCCCCGTCCGCTCCTGCTCGTGCCGCAACTGCCGCGCAACGGGACGGGCAAATTGCCGCGCGAGGCCTTGTTGCTGTTCGCCAAGCAATACGCCAGAGGGTTGCCGCATGAAGCATGA
- a CDS encoding phosphopantetheine-binding protein, with protein MTDSFTSSLERDLAGLIVQTLKLKVDPATIDPTQTLFGEGLGLDSIDALELSLAISQTYGYQLKSSDPEIKAIFSSLRALAGAIEKNRTK; from the coding sequence ATGACAGATTCATTCACCTCGTCTTTGGAGCGGGACCTGGCTGGCTTGATCGTTCAGACGCTCAAGTTGAAGGTCGATCCCGCCACGATTGATCCGACGCAGACGCTGTTCGGGGAGGGACTCGGGCTCGACTCCATCGATGCCTTGGAACTCTCGCTCGCCATTTCCCAAACATACGGCTATCAACTCAAATCGAGCGATCCGGAGATCAAAGCGATCTTTTCCTCCCTGCGGGCGCTGGCCGGCGCGATCGAGAAAAACCGTACGAAGTGA
- a CDS encoding class I SAM-dependent methyltransferase, with translation MSYSTDPAGDRSVAHVPMVPVAPHPPLRRYYAEGGERQVFLNELFDRTAYQYRNIDKATGFGSGMWYRAKALREAGLKPGMQVLDVACGPGLVSQCAREIVGLSGSVVGLDPSIGMLREAQKGPCQNFVRGIGEQLPFPDRTFDFLSMGYALRHVFDLKTAFSEYRRVLKPGGIVLLLDICRPRSPLFLSLSRFYIKTVMGMVFAASTGNRDMKTLMEYWWDTTESCVPSETILEALKEIGFADCSLHELFNGLLRDYRAVKVEQPT, from the coding sequence GTGAGTTATTCCACAGATCCAGCCGGCGACCGCTCCGTGGCCCACGTCCCGATGGTGCCGGTGGCACCGCATCCCCCATTGCGCCGCTATTATGCCGAAGGCGGCGAACGGCAAGTGTTCTTGAACGAGCTGTTCGATCGCACGGCCTACCAGTACCGCAATATCGATAAAGCGACCGGATTCGGATCCGGCATGTGGTATCGGGCCAAGGCGTTGCGTGAAGCCGGACTCAAGCCCGGTATGCAGGTGCTGGATGTCGCCTGCGGGCCGGGGTTGGTCTCGCAATGCGCGCGCGAAATCGTCGGCCTGTCCGGTTCGGTCGTCGGGCTCGATCCCAGCATCGGCATGTTGCGGGAAGCGCAGAAGGGGCCTTGTCAGAATTTTGTACGAGGCATCGGCGAGCAGTTGCCGTTTCCCGATCGGACGTTCGACTTTCTGAGCATGGGATACGCCCTCCGCCACGTTTTCGATCTCAAGACCGCGTTTTCAGAATATCGCCGGGTCTTGAAGCCTGGAGGGATCGTGCTGCTCCTGGACATCTGTCGCCCGCGGTCGCCCCTTTTCCTGTCGCTGTCGCGGTTCTATATTAAGACGGTGATGGGGATGGTGTTTGCTGCGTCGACCGGCAATCGTGATATGAAAACACTGATGGAATACTGGTGGGACACCACGGAGTCTTGCGTACCGTCGGAGACGATTCTGGAGGCATTGAAAGAAATCGGGTTTGCCGATTGCTCGTTGCATGAACTCTTCAACGGACTCCTGCGGGACTACCGGGCGGTGAAAGTCGAGCAGCCCACATGA
- a CDS encoding outer membrane beta-barrel protein — protein MVFTRVGPVSAAETGDVALSLYTLGAFPSNQGLFAQGSNPSDTRITNGAGAGIKVAVFPRNLGNSIGIELESSGHGSEITFSSPMRAGSSASTNLWVFNSMVNLILRYPGKAVVPYIGLGGGLSNGVLTHANIPGRSDPDLEGSWTFGSQFFGGVQGNLSEQVFLFSEYKYFSATYHWKQLALDFRSQYAVFGIGLRF, from the coding sequence ATGGTATTCACGCGAGTCGGCCCGGTTTCAGCCGCTGAGACCGGGGACGTTGCTCTTAGCCTGTACACTCTGGGTGCATTTCCTTCAAATCAGGGCCTCTTTGCCCAAGGGAGCAACCCTTCTGACACCAGAATTACCAACGGGGCTGGAGCCGGCATCAAGGTCGCGGTGTTTCCGCGCAATTTGGGCAATAGCATCGGGATCGAACTGGAGTCCTCCGGTCACGGGAGCGAGATCACCTTTTCTTCGCCGATGCGCGCGGGATCCTCAGCCAGTACGAACCTCTGGGTCTTTAATTCGATGGTGAATCTGATTCTTCGCTACCCCGGGAAGGCGGTAGTTCCGTACATTGGCCTCGGGGGCGGTCTTTCGAACGGAGTGCTTACCCATGCCAACATACCGGGTCGGTCGGACCCGGATCTTGAAGGTTCCTGGACATTCGGCTCTCAATTTTTCGGCGGGGTGCAAGGCAATCTGAGTGAGCAGGTGTTTCTGTTCAGCGAGTACAAATACTTCTCGGCCACCTATCATTGGAAGCAACTCGCGCTGGACTTTCGCTCTCAGTATGCCGTGTTTGGCATCGGGCTGCGTTTCTAA
- a CDS encoding TRL domain-containing protein, protein MKHAYHVLSLGLIVAAGLSLTGCQIVATPAAGWIFTDVKYGDVATTATAATKEGKACATSILGWVATGDASVAAAKAAGGISTVASVDHTAHQILGIVGDYCTIVKGS, encoded by the coding sequence ATGAAGCATGCGTATCACGTGTTGTCCCTTGGATTGATTGTTGCGGCTGGTCTGAGCTTGACCGGTTGTCAGATCGTTGCGACTCCGGCGGCGGGCTGGATCTTCACCGATGTGAAGTACGGTGATGTGGCGACGACGGCGACCGCGGCAACGAAAGAGGGCAAGGCCTGCGCGACCTCAATCCTCGGATGGGTTGCGACCGGTGATGCGAGCGTCGCGGCGGCGAAAGCAGCCGGCGGCATCTCCACGGTGGCCTCGGTCGATCACACGGCCCACCAGATCCTCGGCATCGTTGGTGACTATTGCACGATCGTCAAGGGTAGCTGA